Below is a window of Candidatus Ozemobacteraceae bacterium DNA.
GTCCTCCCAAGAGGACTTGGGCCTTCCTGTGGTCGCGTTGTTCGTACACTCCTGTCGGACTGCTCCTTGGACTGGCATTCTGGACCGGGCCGTCGGCTTTTGCTGTAGGCGAGCCGGTGCCGCCGCTGCCGTTCGAGCCGGTCGACTGGGGAGAGTCCGTCACCAGCCGGGATGCGGCGGTGAGGTCGGCGCGGCCGGACAGGCCGGATGACCCGTTCCTCCCGAAACAGTATTGGCTCGAGAATGTCGGTCAGGCTGACGACAAGGGGCGAACTGGGTTTCCCGGGTGCGATCTGAGAGCATTCGAAGCCTGGAAGCAGTACAAGCCGAAACAGGAGATCGTTCTTGCGATCATCGATTCGGGGCTCGACCTGACCCACGAAGATATCGATCCTTCCTGCCTCTGGACCAACCCCGGCGAGTCAGGCACCGATGCCGAGGGTCGTGACAAGGCATCGAACGGCGTTGATGACGACGGGAATGGGTATATCGACGACGTTCACGGCTGGAACTTCATGAGAAACTCCCCCGACGTACAGGAGGATCAATATCACGGCACGCACGTCGGCGGACTGCTCGTCGCCCGTTCAGACAACGGAACAGGCATCGCGGGGGCGTATCCCGGCCTCAAGGTCATGCTGGTGAAGGTGTTCGGGCTGGGCAACTACTTGTCGTCTGAGAAATTCGCCGAGGCGATCAGATACGCCGCGAACAACGGCGCGAAGGTCCTTTCCAACAGCTACGGCACGCCGTCGTATACGCAGGCCATGCACGATGCGGTGCGCCACTGCCTGTCGAAGGGCGCCCTGTTCGTCTGCGCATCCGGCAATTCTCGCAAGAACATGGATCTCGAGGACGACCGGGACTACCCATCGTGTTTCGGGGTCGAGAACCAGCTTGTCGTGGGGGCCACGAACAACCGCGATTTCTCGACGTTCAGCAATTACGGTTCGATGGTCGAGATCGCGGCACCGGGCGAAGCCATTTTTTCCCTCATGCCGAAGAGCACGTACCGGTCGTTTTCGGGAACCTCGCAGGCCTGCCCGTTGGTTGCTGGCGCGGCATGCTGGGTCTGGGCCATGAACCCCCAGTTCTCCTGGCGGGAC
It encodes the following:
- a CDS encoding S8 family peptidase, producing the protein PPKRTWAFLWSRCSYTPVGLLLGLAFWTGPSAFAVGEPVPPLPFEPVDWGESVTSRDAAVRSARPDRPDDPFLPKQYWLENVGQADDKGRTGFPGCDLRAFEAWKQYKPKQEIVLAIIDSGLDLTHEDIDPSCLWTNPGESGTDAEGRDKASNGVDDDGNGYIDDVHGWNFMRNSPDVQEDQYHGTHVGGLLVARSDNGTGIAGAYPGLKVMLVKVFGLGNYLSSEKFAEAIRYAANNGAKVLSNSYGTPSYTQAMHDAVRHCLSKGALFVCASGNSRKNMDLEDDRDYPSCFGVENQLVVGATNNRDFSTFSNYGSMVEIAAPGEAIFSLMPKSTYRSFSGTSQACPLVAGAACWVWAMNPQFSWRDVKARLLDSADQIAGLGLWVRGGLRLNLANALAGKPGKRLSVEDFSRWHEETRLIETTHPYKNNVSLTWDIGIPGAKKMRLHVARLGIEHYSDTLMIEDGAGRELQFFNDYRTDFWTDVIPTGTARLVFTSNDTSTDYGFTIDRVQWSD